The following nucleotide sequence is from Bacteriovorax sp. PP10.
TTCATTGAAAAGAGCCTCCATTAAGCCTATGCCCCAGTATAGCATTACCGAGTTACGGGTGGTACAAGAAAAAGTGCAATAAATTTAGGGCAACACCCTACAAATATGTTGATTTTCTTTGAAACATTCTGAAAGATTTAGACTAAGATAGTTAATTATATTACCAAACGAAAAAGATAAGGATGCCCGATGGCCGGATTTAAAGACGATATTGACGATATAGATGAAGAAATTGATCTCGACGCTGATGGTGGAGATGATGAGTTTGACCTAGACGATGATGAAGAAGGCGGCGGCAAGAAAAAAGGCAAGTCAGAAGGTGGCGGCTTTAATCGTGACAACTACTATGTCTATAAAGATAAGCTAGTTCAACTTTCAGGAACGATCAGACCTAAAGAGCGTTCGAAAGAAGGGAAAGTGATTACACTTGATTTCAAAACTGATGAGAAAATTTACTCAGTAGTTATGGATGATATGGGGAAGAAATTAACTGCATCTTGCTTCCAGGAATTACTGGTAACAGGACTTGTAAGTAAAATTTCTGAGAAGGAATACACGATCTCGATTAAAACTTATATTTAAACGAATCAAAATGATGGAAGTTGGGCTTTATATCTTCGTGAGATAAGGCCCAATAACTGATCTTTCCGTTTTTCTCTTTTATTACACTGGTAATTCCAGCTTGCAATGGCCCTTGGAAAAACCCATCCGGGAATTTCTTCTTATCTATCTCAACGATCAAATGAAAAACATCCAGACTTAATAAAATATCAAACTTCACTGAATCCATTCTTGCGTACTCAGCAAGCGCGTCTCCCTTCTTGGTAAAATAAAAACAATTCCACTCAAATTCTGGCGAAAAATTAAACTCTATATAGCTATCTTCTTTGGTCTTTATAAAAAGCTCAAAACAAGACTTCTCCCACAGTTTCATCACACGGGCATGATTAGGATGTCCTTCTCCTAAATCAATCGTAGCGAGCTCCCCACACACCTTATAACTGATAAAGATCGAACTCTCTGTCGTATTGAGTTCCGTCTCAATCGTAATGTGAGGAGGTGAGGATAAGTCGTAGGGTATAAGTGTAAATTTCGCCATAAATTAATGTTTACCTAATTAGAAGACTATTTCAACCGGACAGTGGTCACTTCCCAGCACTTGTTGAAGGTGTTTCACCGACTTCATGCGCTTCTTAATATTCTCATCTATAAAGAAGTAGTCCAGACGCCACCCAATATTTTTTTCGCGGCATCCACCTCTATAAGTCCACCACGTATATTCATCTTTTTTATCCGGAAACTGAACTCTGAAAGCATCATAAAAGCCGGCATCAACCATCTCAGTTAAAAACGCCCTCTCGTGAGGAAGAAATCCCGTGCTGTTGATATTCGTTTTCGGACGAGCAATATCGATCTCATGATGAGCAGTATTTAAATCACCCGTAATCAAGACGCCCTTTTTCTTCGAAAGCTCTTTTGCTAATTTAAACACTTCGCGAGAAAAACGCAGTTTATAATCCACGCGTGAGTGATCATCTTTTCCATTGGGAAAATACCCTGAGAGCAAATGAAAATCTTCATACTCAGCAGCGATGAATCTTCCTTCAACATCAAACTCTTCAATGCCGATTCCAACAGTAATTTTCAGTGGAGCAGGTGATCCTTTTTTAATCATAAGGGCCGTTCCAGAGTATCCAGGGCGAACAGCAGGATTCAAATGCACTTCATAATGAGGCGCCCATTGCTCTAATAAGTGGGCAACATTTTCCTTAGAGGCCTTTATTTCCTGCAAGGCGATTATGTCTGGCGAATGTATAGTGAACCATTCTGCAAAGCCTTTTTGAGCTACGGCCCGAAGGCCGTTGATATTCCATGTAACAATATGCACAAATAACCTCGATGAATAATTTTTACATTTCTTATAAAAATTTTGTTTAAGTTTTTCTTAAAGTTTGTTAAGGTAGTCTAAAGCTTGAAACCTTAACGGTTTAAAAATAAATTAATTCGTACGGGAATATAAACAAAAATAACAACTAAGTAAGTACCACATACAACGTGTGCGTGACGACCTTCTGGAGGACAAATTATATGAGATCATTTAAAAATATCGCTGCTCTAATCAGAACTAAACGAATTAACCACCCAAAAAGTTATTCGCAATCAGATCTGTCATTACTGTTAGGATACAAAAATGGCCAGTTCATTTCTAACGTAGAGCGCGGACTATGCAACGTTCCATTAAAAATGATGAAGAAGATTTCTGAAGTTCTAGACATCTCTGCTGAAGAAATTAAAACTTCGATCTTAAAAGATCATGAAGAAACTTTAACGAACTACTTCAACAAGTCAGCGACGAGCAAAAAAGCTCCAACTCGCGAACTAGAAAACGTAGACGTTCTTTAATTCTCTTTGAAAAACACTTCAGGCCAACACTAATAATGTTGGCCTGAAGACCGCTCTTAAAAGCCTTTATATTTCAAATAATCTTCTGCCGATCCCACACTTTCTTCTTCATCGCCCGAATAATCCGCTGCAATTTGTGAGCGAAGTAAATGAGGCTCTGCCGGTGGTAAATCATCAGGAACAACGTCACCTTCAACTGGAATCGCGTGATTCGTCGTATAGATGCGATCGTACTGGTAACCGTTATTTCTCTTTTCAAATAATGTCATAACATCTGGTGCTAGCTTAGATTCAAATTCACGAATGTCATTTAACGTATTATAAAAATTTCTTTCTAATTTATTTTTTTGCGCAGGATCTGCTCTGTAAAACAGGTCGTGGTATTTTCTGCGGGCAATAATATGTTGATCCAGTAGGTTTAAATATTTTTCGTAGATACGTTCAATATTTAATGGCCCGCCACTTCCTTGCGGTTGTGGTGGACGAGCTTCGCCCTGAGGACGTGGCTTATTCTGCTGAGGGTGTCTGCGCTTTTGCCCTTGGCCTTGCTGCTGATTCGGGTTTTGCCCTTGCGGACGAGGCTGATTAGGGTTGTGCGGACGATTTTGATTAGGATTCTGTGGACGCGGTTGACCCTGAGGTCTCGGTTGTCCCTGCCCTTGAGCTTGTGCCGGCGCATTTGGATCACGCGGCTGTCCTGGTTCTCTTGGAGGAGCATTCGGATCACGCGGACGGTTATTATTTCTACGTCTGTTGCGATTTCGGTTAGGGTTATTGGGGTTACTATTGGCAGGTGGCGTTCCACCAGCATTATTATTTGATTGTTCTGTCATAAAATTCCTTTCATTATTTCTTCTTTCATTATTGTGAAAAACTTATTTAAGTCAATTCGCAGCATGCCCAAATGTTTATTTACCAAATCTTTTGTTGGAGTTATTCTAATGCAGGCAAGTTTTATAGATCCATTATTTATTCGTAATAATATTTTTTTATAGGGAGACCTTATGAGCGCAAAAAATCGCGTAAAAGTAGCTGTCACGGGCGCAGCAGGACAAATTGGTTATGCACTTCTTTTTAGAATTGCTTCAGGACAAATGTTTGGGCCGGAAACTGAAGTTGAACTTCAACTGATCGAACTAGAGCAAGCTCTTGGTGCACTTAAAGGTGTAGCAATGGAACTAGACGACTGTGCTTTCCCAATGCTTAAAAAAATCACTTGTACATCTGACTACGCAGTTGGATTCAAAGATGTTAACTGGGCCATCCTAGTTGGATCTGTTCCAAGAAAAGACGGAATGGAGAGAGCTGATCTACTAAAGATCAACGGTGGAATTTTCACAACTCAAGGACAAGCGATTGCTGCTAACGCTGCAAAAGACGTTCGCGTTTTCGTAGTTGGAAATCCATGTAACACGAATGCTTTAATCTGTATGAATGCTGCTAAAGGTGTTCCTTCTGACAGATTCTATGCAATGACGATGCTTGATGAAAACAGAGCTAAAACTCAACTTGCTCAAAAAGCTGGTGTTGATGTGACAGCTGTATCAAACATGACTATCTGGGGTAACCACTCTGCAACTCAGTACCCTGATTTCTACTCAGCGAAAATCAACGGTAAACCAGCTTCAGAAGTTATTACTGACACTGAATGGTTAAAAGGAACTTTCATTGAAACTGTTCAAAAGCGTGGAGCTGCAATCATTAAAGCTCGCGGATTATCTTCTGCTGCTTCAGCTGCAAACGCTGTTGTAGATGGAATTTTCAATCTTACTCACGACACTAAAAACGGTGACAACTTCTCAATGTGTTTAGCTTCTAACGGAGAGTACGGCGTAGATAAGGGATTAATTTTCTCTTTCCCATGCACAACTGTTGGTGGAAAACTAAAAATCGTTGAAGGTGTAAAACTCAATGACTTCAGCACAGAAAAATTCAATGTAACATTGAATGAATTACGTTCTGAAAGAGACGCAGTAAAAGAATTAGGATTAATCTAATTCACTCAATTTAAATTTCGATTAAAAAAAAGGCTCCCATTGGGAGCCTTTTTCATTAGTAGTCTAATATTCCTGATATTTTTCAAATCGTTTGCTATGAAATTTGTGAGGAGCTTGATCACCGTCTTCAATTTTGGACACATCGTTTTTGTTGATTTTGTCATTCTCTGTAGCTTGAGCAATTTCACGTGTGTTTGTCGAAGAACAACTTGCCAAAAGGAAGGCCGTAACCAAACATACTGACAGGTTTGTTAGACTCTTCTTGATAATACTCGAATTCATATAACCTCCTTGTAAAGTCGTTCGATATCTCTCTCGTTATGAAGAAATCATTTCTTCACTTCTACTTAGTTATATTGCTAGTTCTATGCCAATATTTCTTACAGCACTTACCTTATCTTCGGTGATTTTGTGACACCAGGATAGTCGATATTCACGAAGACATGTTACGCTTTTTATGATCGACCAACTTAAAACAATGACTTTGCTCTTCCATTGATAGGGGTTTAATGCCCTCTACATTTTTTTTACGGATCCCTTTTGACCTTATTAGTTCGTCGCCTTCTCGAATCTTTCTAGTCAACTGCATTCCAATAGTTTTCATCCAGGCCGGACAGTGAGTATGTAACTCATCCACAGAGATTTTGATAAAATCGGTATCCTTTGTACAAATGATACTGGCACTTCTTTTACCTTCGTCAAAGAACGTCAGCTCTCCTATGTATTCTCCGGCCCCCAGATAGGCCACAGGGATGATTTGCGAGCCTTTTTGAACGAAGACCATGACTTCACCTTGTTCGATCACAAAGAGGTCTTTTTCGTTTTCTTCTGCGAGAAAAAGGATCTCGTCTTTTTTTAAAGAGATCTTAGTAGTGCCTTCTGACTCTGGATTCATAATGGGGCTCCCTTATTCATTCACGCTTAGTATTTTCTTAATTATGTCACCGAGCTCTTTAGTCATGTTTTGATAAAACATATTCTGCGGAACGATCTCATCAAAAAACAATCCATCGTTAGATAGTTGAGAAGTCATATACTGCTCGAAATCGATGACGTGGACTTGACCTTTTTTTGCCTGGGCCTTCATGATGGCATTGTAAACGGCATTTCCTCTCCAGTTAGCGCAGTCAAAGACTGATGCTTTTAAAAGAGATTCACGGGCCAGTTTAATATCACCACTTCCCAGGGCCGCTTTACCTAAAAGATAAAATGACCTGGCATTCGACGGAGTGGCCGCTGCCAGCTCGACGGTTTTTGGAAGAGCACTTTTGTATGATCCATCTTTAAGTTCTGCTTCGATTTCCTGCTGAATACCAATCACGTCGGTATTGGTAGCGTGAGCACAAACTTCACGTGGCTCAATTTCTAAATTCACCGGAGTCGTCATCAATACTAAATTACTTTTCTTATCTTTAACCAGGTTGATGAATTCGTTCATCTCGTACTCGAAGAGTTTGAAAGCAATTTCTTTTTCCTCTAGCTTTTGCGAAGCCGCGAGAAAACTTTTATACTCTTTATAATCACCAAGGTCCTGGTAGCGAACATTGTTGTAGAGAACTTTTGACATCCAGGGAAACGTAATGATCAGTGAAATTAATCTTTCATCATCAAACGTTTTAAAGTTTTTGTAGATACTTTTTTTATCGCGGACATCAAATCTCTGTTCAGTTAATTCACTGCTGGCACCAAAATAAATGATGATAGGTGGAAGCTTCTTTAGTCTTTTTAATTTGCGAATCGTCCTGAAGAGACTTTCGTTTTCAGCACTCCAATTGAAGATAGTCGGAGGTGTTTTGAAAGAGTCTTTAAACTGATCCTGAAGATTTTGTAAGTAGGGATCAAGGGTACGCCCCATGCGATCTCCCACAATGAGAATCTTCGCAAATTCCGCTTCCTTGATCTCATTGGCATGAGTTTCTTCGTATTTTTTATTAAAACTGTTTAGGAAGGCATAGGGGTAAGGAGTGATCACAGTGCGCTTACCGGAGTAATCCCAATATAAGTAGGCACTTAAAGATCCAATCCCTAGAAGGAGAATAATGAGTAACTTTTTTAACATACTTTGATTATAGGTGTTTTTTTGGTATCTAAAAGAGCGTTTTTAATAAGGAAAAGTATGACCACTAAGATTTGGACCCCAGAACTTTTATCGCCTGCCGGAAGCTTGGAAAAGCTGAAAGTCGCCGTGCTTTACGGAGCTGATGCCGTCTATCTTGGCGGACAAAAATTCGGACTTCGTCAGGCCTCAGATAATTTTACAGCACACGAACTGAAAGAAGGTGTTGAGTTTGCTCACGCTCATGGAAGTTTAGTTTATGTTGTTCTTAATAGTTTTCTTCACGACAAAGATCTTGAAGAGCTACCGGAGTTTTTAACTCTTCTATCAGATTTAAAAGTGGATGCCGTGATCGTTTCTGATTTAGGTGTCATTACTGAGATTCAAAAACATTCTAATTTAGTCGTGCATTTATCAACTCAAGCAAGCTGCTTAAACGTTGAGTCCGCAAAACTGTGGAAAAAAATGGGTGTCACTAGAATCGTTCTTGGACGTGAAGTGACAATCGCTGAGGCCAAAAAAATTAAACAAGAGACAGGTTTAGAAATTGAAATGTTCGTACACGGATCAATGTGTATGGCGTTCTCTGGAAACTGTGTGATCTCGAACTATACTCAAGGCCGTGACTCAAACAGAGGTGGATGCGCGCATTCATGTCGTTTTGAATACAGTATTGATTTTGATAAAGAAAAAAATGAAGAAGCTAAAAAGGCTTACTTCATGTCTTCAAAAGACTTAGAAGGAATCCGTCTTCTGACTGAATTCATCGAAGCTGGAATTGATTCATTGAAAGTAGAAGGACGAAATAAAAGTCACTACTACGCAGGAACAGTTTCAAAAGTTTACTCACAAGCTCTTGCTTACTATAAAGAACACGGAAACTTCTTGTCTGACGATTTAATCCGTTGGGAAGAAGAACTAAGAAAGATCTCTCACAGAGACTACACGACTGGAAGCTTAGATCAGCACGCTGATGAGTCTTCAATTTATAATCAACGTGAAAGCGATGATAATGAATACGTTGTGAGTGGTGTAATTTTAGAAGTAAAAGAAAACGAACATATTCTTCTTGAAGTAAGAAGTGCGTTTCACCCAGGTGAGACACTAGAGATCATGCCTTTCAAAGGGAGAGTGATTTCTCATACCGTCAATACTGTTAAGACGATTGCTGACGTTGACGTTCCAAAGTCAAAACCAGGAAGCGTGGTAAAGGTTCCTTACGTTGCTGGTGCTGAGCAATTCAACATCATCAGAAAACGAGTGATGATGGAGGCACAAGTATGAAGTTTATTACTTATGCTGATACACTTTCTCAACTCGTCACTCTAAACGATTTAGTTGTTGCTAAAAACTTCGATAAAAATAATCTTGAAGTCATCGTTGGAACATCTGCACTTTCTCGCTACAGCGAAGCTAGTGTTGAAACTCTTCTCGAGATGATTGCAGTTAACCAAAAGTTCCAGTTACCATTGGTTCTAGAATGGGATGTGCTTGCTCAAGAAACTCTTTTCCAAAAGAACGCAGAGCTTATCGCTCGTTTACCTCTTCACGAATTTAAGGCCATCCGAGTTCAAGACCCTGGGGCACTTAATCTAGTAAAAGAAAAATACTCATGGCTTAAAGTTCAGTTGATTCTAGAAAACGGAAATCACAACTATGCGGGTCTTACTCGTTGGAGTGAATTCTTAGGTGAACAGTTAGACCGCTTAGTTTTATCAAACGAGCTTTCTCGCGAACACCTTCGTACATACGCAACAGAATTAAAAAGTGGACTAGAAGTTCTAGTCTACGGACGTATCCTTCTTTTCTATTCTCCAAGACTACTTTTATCTCCACTTAAAAAAGAAGAGATCGAAAAAAATCTTGTCGATAAAAACATCGAGGCCTTCGGTACAAGCGAAGAGAGCCCACACGCTGGTTTCCCTTTAATTGAAAATCGTCACGGCACTTTTATGTTCAACGTAAAAGACTTGTACCTGCTTGAACATTTAGATGAATTAAAATCATTAAATCTTGCGGCCGTAAGATTCGATTTACGTTTCGACGATAGCTTTAAGCACTTAGACCAAATGATGGATCTATACCTTGGATCAATTGCTCATGAAAGCATTCCAGAGATCAGAGCAAATCACTCACGTCCGATGATTAAAGGTTTTTACAATATCAATAAAACTGATGTTCTTTTTACAAAACTAAAAAATAAAAGAATCCAAAGACTAGACGACAACTATATTGGTGAGATCGTCGACGTTGAAAGAGACCAGCAGATCGCTTTAGTTGTTAAATCTAAAACTTTAGGCATCAAGCTTGGAGATGAGCTTCAACTGATCACTCCAGAAGGGAAAACAAAAACGATGGGACTTAAGTCTCTGTTAGATACAAGCAAAGTCGCAATGACATCTGCTTCAACTAACGAA
It contains:
- a CDS encoding DOMON domain-containing protein — its product is MAKFTLIPYDLSSPPHITIETELNTTESSIFISYKVCGELATIDLGEGHPNHARVMKLWEKSCFELFIKTKEDSYIEFNFSPEFEWNCFYFTKKGDALAEYARMDSVKFDILLSLDVFHLIVEIDKKKFPDGFFQGPLQAGITSVIKEKNGKISYWALSHEDIKPNFHHFDSFKYKF
- a CDS encoding exodeoxyribonuclease III; the encoded protein is MHIVTWNINGLRAVAQKGFAEWFTIHSPDIIALQEIKASKENVAHLLEQWAPHYEVHLNPAVRPGYSGTALMIKKGSPAPLKITVGIGIEEFDVEGRFIAAEYEDFHLLSGYFPNGKDDHSRVDYKLRFSREVFKLAKELSKKKGVLITGDLNTAHHEIDIARPKTNINSTGFLPHERAFLTEMVDAGFYDAFRVQFPDKKDEYTWWTYRGGCREKNIGWRLDYFFIDENIKKRMKSVKHLQQVLGSDHCPVEIVF
- a CDS encoding helix-turn-helix domain-containing protein, which codes for MRSFKNIAALIRTKRINHPKSYSQSDLSLLLGYKNGQFISNVERGLCNVPLKMMKKISEVLDISAEEIKTSILKDHEETLTNYFNKSATSKKAPTRELENVDVL
- a CDS encoding malate dehydrogenase, whose amino-acid sequence is MSAKNRVKVAVTGAAGQIGYALLFRIASGQMFGPETEVELQLIELEQALGALKGVAMELDDCAFPMLKKITCTSDYAVGFKDVNWAILVGSVPRKDGMERADLLKINGGIFTTQGQAIAANAAKDVRVFVVGNPCNTNALICMNAAKGVPSDRFYAMTMLDENRAKTQLAQKAGVDVTAVSNMTIWGNHSATQYPDFYSAKINGKPASEVITDTEWLKGTFIETVQKRGAAIIKARGLSSAASAANAVVDGIFNLTHDTKNGDNFSMCLASNGEYGVDKGLIFSFPCTTVGGKLKIVEGVKLNDFSTEKFNVTLNELRSERDAVKELGLI
- a CDS encoding Crp/Fnr family transcriptional regulator, producing MNPESEGTTKISLKKDEILFLAEENEKDLFVIEQGEVMVFVQKGSQIIPVAYLGAGEYIGELTFFDEGKRSASIICTKDTDFIKISVDELHTHCPAWMKTIGMQLTRKIREGDELIRSKGIRKKNVEGIKPLSMEEQSHCFKLVDHKKRNMSS
- a CDS encoding peptidase U32 family protein; amino-acid sequence: MTTKIWTPELLSPAGSLEKLKVAVLYGADAVYLGGQKFGLRQASDNFTAHELKEGVEFAHAHGSLVYVVLNSFLHDKDLEELPEFLTLLSDLKVDAVIVSDLGVITEIQKHSNLVVHLSTQASCLNVESAKLWKKMGVTRIVLGREVTIAEAKKIKQETGLEIEMFVHGSMCMAFSGNCVISNYTQGRDSNRGGCAHSCRFEYSIDFDKEKNEEAKKAYFMSSKDLEGIRLLTEFIEAGIDSLKVEGRNKSHYYAGTVSKVYSQALAYYKEHGNFLSDDLIRWEEELRKISHRDYTTGSLDQHADESSIYNQRESDDNEYVVSGVILEVKENEHILLEVRSAFHPGETLEIMPFKGRVISHTVNTVKTIADVDVPKSKPGSVVKVPYVAGAEQFNIIRKRVMMEAQV
- a CDS encoding U32 family peptidase; the protein is MKFITYADTLSQLVTLNDLVVAKNFDKNNLEVIVGTSALSRYSEASVETLLEMIAVNQKFQLPLVLEWDVLAQETLFQKNAELIARLPLHEFKAIRVQDPGALNLVKEKYSWLKVQLILENGNHNYAGLTRWSEFLGEQLDRLVLSNELSREHLRTYATELKSGLEVLVYGRILLFYSPRLLLSPLKKEEIEKNLVDKNIEAFGTSEESPHAGFPLIENRHGTFMFNVKDLYLLEHLDELKSLNLAAVRFDLRFDDSFKHLDQMMDLYLGSIAHESIPEIRANHSRPMIKGFYNINKTDVLFTKLKNKRIQRLDDNYIGEIVDVERDQQIALVVKSKTLGIKLGDELQLITPEGKTKTMGLKSLLDTSKVAMTSASTNEIVLLPYMSGVVAKTQVYLVSKDQA